A region from the Corylus avellana chromosome ca7, CavTom2PMs-1.0 genome encodes:
- the LOC132187047 gene encoding caffeoylshikimate esterase, whose translation MCKKSLLLLSYTSFNHPQWGPPGKLHCVVGEPETPLLSPSPKTPTPPIYHHLHHRRLRTYKIQRSESQTRFVSMPPETPPNFWGHMPEEEYYSSQGVRNTKSYFDTPNGKLFTQSFLPLDREKVKGSVFMTHGYGSDTGWLFQKICISFASWGYAVFAADLPGHGRSDGLRCYLGDLEKIAATSLSFFLHVRRSELYRDLPAFLFGESMGGATAMLMYFQSEPNTWTGLIFSAPLFVMPENMKPSKVRLFMYGMLFGIADTWAAMPDNKMVGKAIKDPEKLKIIASNPRRYTGKPRVGTMRELARVCQYIQDNFGKVTAPFLTVHGTSDGVTCPTSSKLLYEKASSEDKSLKLYEGMYHSLIQGEPDDNANLVLADMREWIDSRVERYGSRAG comes from the coding sequence ATGTGCAAAAAGTCGCTCCTCCTACTCTCTTACACATCGttcaaccacccccagtggggcCCACCAGGAAAACTCCACTGCGTTGTTGGTGAACCTGAAACCCcacttctctctccctctccaaaaACGCCAACTCCTCCTATATACCACCACCTTCACCACCGCCGCTTAAGGacttacaaaatacaaagaagcGAATCGCAGACACGTTTCGTGTCGATGCCGCCCGAAACGCCGCCGAACTTCTGGGGCCACATGCCGGAGGAGGAGTACTACTCCTCCCAAGGCGTGCGAAACACCAAGTCCTACTTCGACACCCCCAACGGCAAGCTCTTCACGCAGAGCTTCCTGCCGTTGGATCGCGAGAAAGTTAAGGGCTCCGTCTTTATGACCCACGGCTACGGCTCCGACACCGGCTGGCTTTTCCAGAAGATCTGCATCAGCTTCGCCTCCTGGGGATACGCCGTCTTCGCCGCCGATCTCCCCGGGCACGGCAGATCCGACGGCCTCCGCTGCTACCTCGGCGACCTGGAGAAGATCGCCGCCACTTCCTTATCCTTCTTCCTGCACGTCCGCCGCAGCGAATTGTACCGAGACCTCCCCGCCTTCCTGTTCGGTGAATCCATGGGAGGGGCCACCGCCATGCTCATGTACTTCCAATCGGAGCCCAACACGTGGACGGGGCTGATCTTCTCGGCGCCGCTCTTCGTGATGCCGGAGAACATGAAGCCCAGTAAGGTCCGGCTGTTCATGTACGGTATGCTGTTCGGGATCGCTGACACGTGGGCGGCGATGCCGGACAACAAGATGGTCGGGAAAGCGATAAAGGACCCGGAGAAGCTAAAGATCATAGCGTCCAATCCGAGGAGGTACACGGGAAAGCCGAGGGTGGGGACGATGAGAGAGCTGGCTAGAGTTTGCCAGTACATACAGGATAACTTCGGGAAGGTGACGGCGCCGTTTTTGACGGTGCATGGGACTTCGGACGGGGTGACGTGTCCGACATCGTCGAAGCTGTTGTACGAGAAGGCTAGCAGCGAGGATAAGAGCTTGAAGCTTTACGAGGGGATGTACCACTCGCTGATACAAGGGGAGCCCGACGACAACGCTAATCTTGTGTTGGCGGATATGAGAGAGTGGATTGATTCCAGGGTTGAGAGGTATGGCTCCAGAGCTGGTTGA